A window of Chromatiales bacterium genomic DNA:
TCACGAAGTGTGTGTTGGGCGCGGCGAGCATGATGTACTGCACGGCCTCCGGCATGCTCTCACGCGGCGTCGAGCCGCCGGAGAGCATCTGCAAGGGCAGCAGCACCAGCATGAGCAGTAGGGCGAACTGCGGCATGGAGCGGGCGACGGTGCCGAGGAAGATGCCCATCGAGGTGGTCGCGAACAGATGCAGCGCCGCCCCGGCCAGGAACAGCGCGAGCGAGCCTTGGATCGGCACGGACAGCCAGCCCTGCACGACGGCGGTGAGCGCGAAGGCGGTGGCGGCAAGGACGACCAGCGCCATCGCCCATACCTTGCTGCTCATGATCTCGAAAGGCGTGACCGGCATGACCAGCAGATGCTCGACGGTGCCGTGCTCGCGCTCGCGGATCAGCGCCGCGCCGGTGAGGACGATGGAGAGTATGGTCACGTTATTGATGACCTGCATGATGGCGCCGAACCACGACTTGTTGAGCTGGGGATTGAAGCGCATCCGCAGCGCCAGATCGACCGGCAACTCCGGAACCTCGCGATAGCGCTGCGCGAAGGTGCGCACCTCGTCGCTGACGATGGTCTGGATATAGCCGCTGCCGGTGAAGGCCTGACTCATGCGCGTGGCATCGACATTGAGCTGGACCGTGGGCCGCCGCCCCGCCAGCAGGTCACGCTGGAAGTGGGGCGGGATGTCGAGGGCGAAGGTGTCGAGGCCGGCATCCATGCGGGCGTCCATCTCGGCCTGGTCGATCACCTCGGGGGGAACAAAGTACGGCGGGTAAAAGGCGCTGACGATGCGCCATGACAGCGGCGAGCGATCCTCGTTCACCACCGCGATCGGCGCCTTGTTGAGGGTCTCCGGCATAGCCGTGGCCGCCGTGTAGACCGAAACGGTGAAGGCATAGACGATCAGCACCAGCATGATCGGGTCGCGGGCGAGACCGCGCAGCTCCTTGATACCGAGATGCAGGATGTTGGCCGCGCGCACGGCTCAGGTCTCCTGCTTCTTGAGCAGCGCGGCGGAAAGCCCGATCAGGATCGGAACGGCGAGCGCCAGCGGGAGAAAGGCGGCATGCAGGTCAGAGAAGTTCAGGGCCTTCGAGAAGGTGCCGCGCGCGATCGTCAGGAAATGCGTGGTCGGGTAGATCTCGCCGATCACTCGGCCCACCCCTTCGAGGGACGAGACCGGGTCGATCATGCCGGAGAAGTTCGCCGCCGGCAGGATGGTGAGCACCGCCGTGCCGAAGATCGCCGCGATCTGGCTGCGCATGAAGGTTGAGATCAGCAGCCCCAGGGCCGTGGCGGCGCCGACATAGAGCAGCGCACCCGCCGCCAGCGTCAGGAAGCTGCCCTTCAGCGGCACGCCGAAGACGGTCACCGCGAGCAGCGTG
This region includes:
- a CDS encoding ABC transporter permease — encoded protein: MRAANILHLGIKELRGLARDPIMLVLIVYAFTVSVYTAATAMPETLNKAPIAVVNEDRSPLSWRIVSAFYPPYFVPPEVIDQAEMDARMDAGLDTFALDIPPHFQRDLLAGRRPTVQLNVDATRMSQAFTGSGYIQTIVSDEVRTFAQRYREVPELPVDLALRMRFNPQLNKSWFGAIMQVINNVTILSIVLTGAALIREREHGTVEHLLVMPVTPFEIMSSKVWAMALVVLAATAFALTAVVQGWLSVPIQGSLALFLAGAALHLFATTSMGIFLGTVARSMPQFALLLMLVLLPLQMLSGGSTPRESMPEAVQYIMLAAPNTHFVMLAQAILYRGAGFAAVWPQFLSLAAIGAVLFTLALTRFRKTLATMA